The Effusibacillus lacus genome has a segment encoding these proteins:
- a CDS encoding SAM-dependent methyltransferase — MGVYLVHTSVSFSQFSDLARAADPIFTRHIQPVDDVLEINRTKNDLLILIEYLLSRMDRFQTGDRVSVQVRRASGLNFGYTPYGVKEALDPFFTENGLIPVVQQADSVVSIYLAFNRAYIGISKPYENLSDWPGGMIRLQKAENQTSRSRFKLEEACLVFDIRLSEYSSALDLGAAPGGWSSYLLDQGLHVTAVDTGELEPALLNHPNLIFCKTNVSDTMFGPDAFEVLTCDMSWDPMHTAKLVSKHLYSLKKRGIAVITIKLMHKKIRKTIDDFVRVLEPDLTCVSIKQLFHNRDEVTAFFRKT, encoded by the coding sequence ATGGGAGTTTATCTGGTGCATACCTCTGTTTCGTTTAGTCAATTCTCTGATTTGGCAAGGGCTGCGGACCCTATTTTTACCAGGCATATTCAACCTGTCGACGATGTATTGGAAATCAATCGTACCAAGAATGATCTGCTAATCTTAATTGAATATCTTCTTTCCCGAATGGATCGCTTTCAAACGGGTGATAGGGTTTCTGTCCAGGTTCGACGGGCAAGCGGATTGAACTTCGGTTATACCCCATATGGGGTTAAGGAAGCGCTGGATCCTTTTTTTACGGAAAATGGTTTGATTCCGGTTGTTCAACAGGCAGATTCCGTCGTATCCATCTATCTTGCTTTCAACCGGGCTTATATCGGCATCTCCAAACCTTACGAAAACCTGTCAGATTGGCCGGGCGGAATGATCCGGCTGCAAAAAGCGGAGAATCAAACATCACGTTCCCGTTTTAAACTGGAAGAAGCCTGCCTGGTCTTTGACATCCGCCTTTCCGAATATTCATCAGCCCTTGACCTGGGGGCTGCTCCTGGTGGCTGGTCATCCTATTTACTGGATCAGGGACTTCACGTCACGGCAGTCGACACAGGCGAATTGGAACCTGCATTATTAAATCATCCCAATCTTATTTTTTGTAAAACGAACGTGTCTGATACTATGTTTGGACCTGACGCTTTTGAGGTTTTGACCTGTGATATGAGTTGGGACCCCATGCATACAGCCAAACTTGTTTCAAAACACTTGTACAGCCTGAAAAAAAGAGGTATTGCCGTCATTACCATCAAGCTCATGCACAAGAAAATTCGAAAAACCATTGACGATTTTGTCAGAGTGCTGGAGCCTGACTTGACATGTGTGAGTATTAAGCAACTCTTCCACAATCGGGATGAAGTAACGGCTTTTTTCCGCAAAACTTAA